Proteins encoded in a region of the Methylobacterium radiotolerans JCM 2831 genome:
- a CDS encoding protein-disulfide reductase DsbD family protein: protein MIRRLAILILALAASLSAAAAQGFPQGFRTPADLVRASLVAEPAAVAGAQPFTLAVRMQIKPGWHVYWRNPGDSGLPPEVTWTLPAGFNAGAIRWPAPERIPIATLMNYGYEGEVTLLVPVTPPPSLDPADPVRIQAKLTYLVCETECVPGSADLALTLPVGKAEPDPASAALFARARAALPVPALWPLRLSSQGDTLRLDFAATGLKPEALRNAAYFPYAETAIDNAAAQVMTVDETGLHLTLARSSPTDPVPTALPGVLTVDEVDAAGTRRLAFAYGDEPVLPAAAAPAPTAPNPASTAPATSDFDALTLATAAAFAFLGGLILNLMPCVFPVLSIKVLSLVRHAGEGPARLRLHGLAYTAGVLASFLALAAALIGLKSGGAAIGWGFQLQSPAVVAGLAYLLFAMGLSLSGAVHVGGRLAGLGDGLTRRAGLSGSFFTGVLATLVATPCTAPFMGSAVGFALTQSAGVALAVFASLGLGLALPFLLLTLWPPALRALPRPGAWMETLKQVLAFPVYATVAWLIWVLAQQVDPRGQLAALIGLVLVGFAAWAWEHGRAAAPRTGRIAQAAAALALIAVASLAVTLPRSSAAPAAQAAADGVEPFTQARLDALLDAHRPVFVDMTAAWCITCAVNEATSLNTRAVRSAMAERGVTYMKGDWTNQNPEITRLLEKHGRSGVPLYLLYTGTGEPQVLPQILTEGTVLAALEAVPAAAGRSAALAR, encoded by the coding sequence ATGATCCGCCGCCTCGCCATCCTGATCCTGGCCCTCGCCGCGAGCCTCTCGGCCGCCGCGGCGCAGGGGTTTCCGCAGGGCTTCCGCACGCCCGCGGACCTCGTGCGCGCGAGCCTCGTGGCCGAGCCCGCCGCGGTCGCCGGCGCGCAGCCCTTCACGCTGGCCGTGCGGATGCAGATCAAGCCCGGCTGGCACGTCTACTGGCGCAATCCGGGCGATTCCGGCCTGCCCCCGGAGGTGACCTGGACCCTGCCGGCCGGCTTCAACGCCGGCGCGATCCGGTGGCCGGCGCCGGAGCGCATCCCGATCGCGACCCTCATGAATTACGGCTACGAGGGCGAGGTCACGCTCCTCGTGCCGGTGACGCCGCCGCCGAGCCTCGACCCGGCGGACCCGGTGCGGATCCAGGCGAAACTGACCTATCTCGTCTGCGAGACCGAGTGCGTGCCCGGCTCGGCCGACCTCGCCCTGACCCTGCCCGTGGGCAAGGCCGAGCCGGACCCGGCCAGCGCCGCGCTGTTCGCGCGCGCGCGCGCCGCGCTGCCCGTGCCGGCGCTCTGGCCCCTGCGCCTGTCGAGCCAGGGCGACACCCTGCGCCTCGATTTCGCCGCGACCGGTCTCAAGCCCGAGGCGCTCCGCAACGCCGCGTACTTCCCCTACGCCGAGACCGCGATCGACAACGCCGCCGCCCAGGTGATGACCGTCGACGAGACCGGCCTGCACCTGACCCTCGCGCGGAGCAGCCCGACCGATCCGGTGCCCACCGCGCTGCCCGGCGTCCTGACGGTCGACGAGGTCGACGCCGCCGGGACCCGCCGGCTCGCCTTCGCGTACGGCGACGAGCCGGTGCTCCCGGCCGCCGCGGCGCCGGCCCCGACCGCGCCGAACCCGGCCTCGACCGCGCCGGCAACCTCCGACTTCGACGCGCTGACCCTCGCGACCGCCGCGGCCTTCGCCTTCCTCGGCGGCCTGATCCTCAACCTGATGCCCTGCGTCTTCCCGGTCCTGTCGATCAAGGTCCTGAGCCTCGTGCGGCACGCGGGCGAGGGGCCGGCCCGGCTGCGGCTCCACGGCCTCGCCTACACGGCCGGCGTCCTGGCGAGCTTCCTGGCGCTCGCCGCCGCGCTGATCGGCCTGAAGAGCGGCGGGGCCGCGATCGGCTGGGGGTTCCAGCTGCAATCGCCCGCCGTGGTCGCGGGGCTCGCCTACCTGCTGTTCGCGATGGGCCTGAGCCTCTCCGGCGCGGTCCATGTCGGCGGGCGGCTCGCCGGCCTCGGCGACGGCCTCACCCGGCGCGCCGGCCTGAGCGGCTCGTTCTTCACGGGCGTGCTCGCCACCCTGGTGGCGACGCCCTGCACGGCGCCGTTCATGGGCTCGGCGGTGGGCTTCGCGCTGACCCAGAGCGCCGGCGTGGCGCTCGCCGTCTTCGCCAGCCTCGGCCTCGGCCTCGCCCTGCCCTTCCTGCTCCTGACCCTCTGGCCGCCGGCCCTGCGGGCACTGCCGCGGCCGGGCGCCTGGATGGAGACCCTCAAGCAGGTGCTGGCCTTCCCGGTCTACGCCACCGTCGCGTGGCTGATCTGGGTGCTGGCGCAGCAGGTCGACCCGCGCGGGCAGCTGGCGGCGCTGATCGGCCTCGTGCTCGTGGGCTTCGCCGCCTGGGCCTGGGAGCACGGCCGCGCCGCCGCGCCGCGGACGGGTCGGATCGCGCAGGCCGCCGCGGCGCTGGCGCTGATCGCGGTCGCCTCCCTCGCCGTCACCCTGCCCCGGAGCAGCGCCGCGCCGGCGGCGCAGGCCGCCGCCGACGGGGTCGAGCCGTTCACGCAGGCGCGCCTCGACGCCCTTCTCGACGCGCACCGCCCCGTCTTCGTCGACATGACCGCCGCCTGGTGCATCACCTGCGCGGTCAACGAGGCGACCTCGCTCAACACCAGGGCGGTGCGGTCCGCGATGGCCGAGCGCGGCGTGACTTACATGAAGGGCGACTGGACCAACCAGAACCCCGAGATCACCCGCCTGCTGGAGAAGCACGGGCGCAGCGGCGTCCCGCTCTACCTGCTCTACACCGGGACGGGGGAGCCCCAGGTGCTCCCGCAGATCCTGACCGAGGGGACGGTCCTGGCGGCGCTGGAGGCGGTGCCGGCCGCCGCGGGACGGAGCGCGGCGCTGGCGCGCTGA
- the phoB gene encoding phosphate regulon transcriptional regulator PhoB, translated as MQVLIVEDEEALTTLLRYNLEAEGFLVDSAARGDDAELLLAERIPDLVLLDWMLPGLSGIELCRRIRARRETERLPVIMLTARGEEGDRVRGLGTGADDYIVKPFSVPELLARIRALLRRAKPAHVSDRLAAGDLELDRTGHRVRRGGEELHLGPTEFRLLEFLMLAPGRVFSREQLLDGVWGHDVYIDERTVDVHVGRLRKALNGPRQADPIRTVRGSGYAFDETFSLEA; from the coding sequence ATGCAAGTCCTGATCGTCGAGGACGAGGAGGCGCTGACCACGCTGCTGCGCTACAACCTGGAGGCCGAGGGCTTCCTGGTGGATTCGGCGGCGCGCGGCGACGACGCCGAGCTGCTCCTGGCGGAGCGGATCCCGGACCTCGTCCTGCTCGACTGGATGCTGCCCGGCCTCTCCGGGATCGAGCTGTGCCGCCGGATCCGGGCGCGCCGGGAGACCGAGCGCCTGCCGGTGATCATGCTCACCGCCCGGGGCGAGGAGGGCGACCGCGTCCGCGGTCTCGGCACGGGCGCCGACGACTACATCGTCAAGCCGTTCTCGGTGCCGGAACTGCTCGCCCGGATCCGCGCGCTGCTGCGCCGGGCCAAGCCCGCCCACGTCTCGGACCGGCTGGCGGCGGGCGATTTGGAGCTCGACCGCACCGGCCACCGCGTCCGTCGCGGCGGCGAGGAGCTGCATCTGGGCCCGACAGAGTTCCGGCTGCTGGAATTCCTGATGCTGGCGCCGGGCCGGGTCTTCTCCCGCGAGCAGCTCCTCGACGGGGTCTGGGGCCACGACGTCTACATCGACGAGCGCACGGTGGACGTGCATGTCGGGCGGCTGCGCAAGGCGCTGAACGGCCCGCGCCAGGCCGACCCGATCCGCACGGTCCGCGGCTCGGGCTACGCCTTCGACGAGACCTTCTCGCTCGAGGCCTGA
- the phoU gene encoding phosphate signaling complex protein PhoU, translated as MPGHIVTSYDTDLENLRRSISEMGGVAEKMTAEATDALVRRDDTLAQAVILADKRLDALQRDIEERAVLLIARRQPLAIDLRETISAIRVSGDLERIGDLAKNVAKRVVAISDQAPAQKIVLGVRHMSDLAEGQLKDVLDAYASRDVQAAHDVWERDGEIDALYNSLFRELLTYMMEDPRNISFCTHLLFCAKNVERIGDHTTNIAETIHYLATGETLAGDRPKNDASNYATVDGLQAP; from the coding sequence ATGCCCGGCCATATCGTCACCTCCTACGACACCGACCTGGAGAACCTGCGTCGCTCGATCTCGGAGATGGGCGGCGTCGCCGAGAAGATGACCGCGGAGGCGACCGACGCCCTCGTGCGCCGGGACGACACGCTCGCCCAGGCGGTGATCCTCGCCGACAAGCGCCTCGACGCGCTGCAGCGGGACATCGAGGAGCGCGCCGTGCTGCTGATCGCCCGGCGCCAGCCGCTGGCGATCGACCTGCGCGAGACCATCTCGGCGATCCGCGTCTCCGGCGATCTCGAGCGGATCGGCGACCTCGCCAAGAACGTCGCCAAGCGCGTGGTGGCGATCTCCGACCAGGCTCCGGCCCAGAAGATCGTGCTCGGCGTGCGCCACATGAGCGACCTCGCCGAGGGCCAGCTCAAGGACGTGCTCGACGCCTACGCGAGCCGCGACGTCCAGGCGGCCCACGACGTCTGGGAGCGCGACGGTGAGATCGACGCCCTGTACAATTCCCTGTTCCGCGAGCTCCTGACCTACATGATGGAGGACCCGCGCAACATCTCGTTCTGCACGCACCTGCTGTTCTGCGCCAAGAACGTCGAGCGCATCGGCGACCACACCACCAACATCGCCGAGACGATCCACTACCTCGCCACGGGCGAGACCCTGGCGGGCGACCGGCCGAAGAACGACGCGTCGAACTACGCGACGGTGGACGGACTCCAGGCGCCGTGA
- the pstB gene encoding phosphate ABC transporter ATP-binding protein PstB → MNAASAIPTVELNRNRAEEGGPVRIAVKDLNFYYGSFHGLKDVNLNFHDRQVTALIGPSGCGKSTLLRCFNRIYSLYPEQRAEGEILLDGENILSPSVDLNELRSRIGMVFQKPTPFPMSIYDNVAFGLRLYEKLPKSELDGRIEESLRKAALWDEVKDKLRQPGTGLSGGQQQRLCIARTVAQRPEVILFDEPTSALDPISTGRIEELIEQLRDEFTIVIVTHNMQQAARISQFTAFMYLGQLVEFGPTNRMFMNPTERRTQDYITGRFG, encoded by the coding sequence ATGAACGCCGCCTCCGCGATCCCGACGGTCGAGCTGAACCGCAACCGCGCCGAAGAGGGCGGCCCCGTGCGGATCGCCGTCAAGGACCTGAACTTCTACTACGGCAGCTTCCACGGGCTGAAGGACGTCAACCTCAACTTCCACGACCGGCAGGTGACGGCGCTGATCGGCCCCTCCGGCTGCGGCAAGTCCACCCTGCTGCGCTGCTTCAACCGGATCTACAGCCTCTACCCGGAGCAGCGCGCGGAGGGCGAGATCCTGCTCGACGGCGAGAACATCCTCAGCCCCTCCGTCGACCTGAACGAGCTGCGCTCGCGCATCGGCATGGTGTTCCAGAAGCCGACGCCGTTCCCGATGTCGATCTACGACAATGTGGCCTTCGGCCTGCGCCTCTACGAGAAGCTGCCGAAATCCGAGCTTGACGGCCGGATCGAGGAATCGCTGCGCAAGGCCGCCCTCTGGGACGAGGTGAAGGACAAGCTCCGGCAGCCGGGGACCGGCCTGTCGGGCGGCCAGCAGCAGCGCCTGTGCATCGCCCGGACGGTGGCGCAGCGTCCGGAGGTGATCCTGTTCGACGAGCCGACCTCGGCCCTCGACCCGATCTCCACCGGCCGCATCGAGGAGCTGATCGAGCAGCTGCGCGACGAGTTCACCATCGTGATCGTCACCCACAACATGCAGCAGGCGGCGCGCATCTCGCAGTTCACCGCCTTCATGTATCTGGGGCAGCTCGTCGAGTTCGGTCCGACCAACCGGATGTTCATGAATCCGACGGAGCGCCGCACGCAGGACTACATCACCGGCCGCTTCGGCTAG
- the pstA gene encoding phosphate ABC transporter permease PstA, whose amino-acid sequence MVSSSTIAPAAQRRPGRVRQGRRVADRALRVACTAATVVGALVLGSILVMLIVQGVRGFTPTLFTNPTPGPGSEGGGIANAILGSLVLTGIGILIATPVGVMAGTFLAEYGRGSKLAALIRFLNDVLLSAPSILIGLFVYTLMVRPMGTYSGWAGGVALAIIAVPVIVRTTEDMLRLVPGTLREAGAALGAPPSTVIMSVTWRAASAGIVTGIILALARIAGETAPLLFTALNNNSWFSANLMGGVANLPVMIYQFALSPYPNWQGLAWAGALLITATILALSIIARLVIKPQASR is encoded by the coding sequence ATGGTTTCCTCCAGCACGATCGCCCCGGCCGCCCAGCGCCGCCCCGGCCGCGTCCGCCAGGGACGCCGCGTCGCCGACCGGGCCCTGCGCGTCGCCTGCACCGCCGCGACGGTGGTGGGCGCCCTGGTCCTCGGCTCGATCCTGGTGATGCTGATCGTCCAGGGCGTGCGCGGCTTCACGCCCACCCTGTTCACCAACCCGACCCCGGGCCCGGGCTCCGAGGGCGGCGGCATCGCCAACGCGATCCTGGGCAGCCTCGTGCTGACCGGGATCGGCATCCTGATCGCCACACCGGTCGGCGTCATGGCCGGGACCTTCCTCGCCGAGTACGGGCGCGGCTCGAAGCTGGCGGCCCTGATCCGCTTCCTCAACGACGTCCTGCTCTCGGCGCCGTCGATCCTGATCGGCCTGTTCGTCTACACGCTGATGGTGCGGCCGATGGGCACCTACTCGGGCTGGGCCGGCGGCGTGGCCCTGGCGATCATCGCCGTGCCGGTGATCGTGCGCACCACCGAGGACATGCTGCGCCTCGTCCCCGGAACCCTGCGGGAGGCCGGCGCGGCGCTCGGCGCGCCGCCCTCGACGGTGATCATGAGCGTGACCTGGCGGGCGGCCTCGGCCGGCATCGTCACCGGCATCATCCTGGCGCTCGCCCGCATCGCCGGCGAGACCGCGCCGCTGCTGTTCACCGCGCTCAACAACAATTCCTGGTTCTCGGCCAACCTGATGGGCGGCGTCGCGAACCTGCCGGTGATGATCTACCAGTTCGCCCTCTCGCCCTACCCGAACTGGCAGGGCCTCGCCTGGGCGGGCGCGCTCCTGATCACCGCGACCATCCTGGCGCTGTCGATCATCGCGCGCCTCGTGATCAAGCCGCAGGCCTCGCGCTGA
- the pstC gene encoding phosphate ABC transporter permease subunit PstC — protein MPALTESIALGRTRTATARKAPSRSLDTLFRTCSYGAALLVLLVLAGILGSILYGGWPAFREFGFGFLTSSAWNVGTEQYGALVAVIGTVASAFLALLIGVPVSLGIAVYLTQLCPGWARKPVAMTIELLAAVPSIIYGMWGLFVFAPLFARYVQIPVSNLVEGMPIVGTLFYARVPSGVGVFTAGIILAIMIVPFIASIARDMLDQIPTVLRESAYGIGCTTWEVVRHVLVPQAAVSIIGAIMLGLGRALGETMAVTFVVGNANRLSASIFDPSSTIASRIANEFNEADGLQLNALMALGCILFVITFVVLIIARLLTRRVKAA, from the coding sequence ATGCCCGCTTTGACCGAATCGATCGCCCTCGGCCGAACCCGTACCGCGACCGCGCGGAAGGCGCCGAGCCGGAGCCTCGACACGCTGTTCCGGACCTGCTCGTACGGCGCGGCCCTGCTGGTGCTGCTCGTGCTCGCCGGCATCCTCGGCTCGATCCTGTACGGCGGCTGGCCCGCCTTCCGCGAGTTCGGCTTCGGCTTCCTGACCTCCAGCGCCTGGAACGTCGGGACCGAGCAGTACGGCGCCCTGGTCGCGGTGATCGGGACCGTCGCCTCCGCCTTCCTGGCCCTGCTGATCGGCGTGCCGGTCTCGCTGGGCATCGCGGTCTACCTCACCCAGCTCTGCCCGGGCTGGGCCCGCAAGCCGGTCGCCATGACGATCGAGCTGCTCGCCGCCGTGCCGAGCATCATCTACGGCATGTGGGGCCTGTTCGTGTTCGCGCCGCTCTTCGCGCGCTACGTCCAGATCCCGGTCTCGAACCTCGTGGAGGGCATGCCGATCGTCGGCACGCTGTTCTACGCCCGGGTACCGTCGGGCGTCGGCGTGTTCACCGCCGGGATCATCCTGGCGATCATGATCGTGCCGTTCATCGCCTCGATCGCCCGGGACATGCTCGACCAGATCCCGACCGTGCTGCGCGAGAGCGCCTACGGCATCGGCTGCACCACCTGGGAGGTCGTGCGCCACGTGCTGGTGCCGCAGGCGGCGGTCTCGATCATCGGCGCGATCATGCTCGGCCTCGGCCGGGCGCTCGGCGAGACGATGGCGGTGACCTTCGTGGTCGGCAACGCCAACCGGCTCTCGGCCTCGATCTTCGACCCGAGCTCGACCATCGCGTCGCGCATCGCCAACGAGTTCAACGAGGCGGACGGCCTCCAGCTGAACGCGCTGATGGCCCTGGGCTGCATCCTGTTCGTGATCACCTTCGTGGTGCTCATCATCGCCCGGCTGCTGACGCGCCGCGTCAAGGCCGCCTGA
- the pstS gene encoding phosphate ABC transporter substrate-binding protein PstS, giving the protein MRPFAYALAVGLATVQLASAALAADITGAGATFPFPVYSKWAEAYRKETGSGLNYQSIGSGGGIKQIQAKTVDFGATDAPLKAEQLSKDGLVQFPTVMGGVVPVVNIPGIEPGKLKLTGDVLADIYAGKIAKWSDPRIAKLNDGLKLPDANITPVYRSDASGTTNIFTTYLSQVSEPWKKEYGAATTISWPVGQGGKGNEGVTATVKQVPNAIGYVESAYAKQNKLSYALLQNKAGKYPQPDDKAFQAAAASADWKAAPGFGISLTNQPGEEAWPITAATFILVHKDAADPAKSAAVLKFFDWAYKNGDKLATDLDYVPLPDNVVELIHQEWKDVKGKDGKPVLNM; this is encoded by the coding sequence TTGAGACCCTTCGCTTACGCGCTCGCCGTCGGCCTCGCGACGGTTCAGCTGGCGTCCGCGGCGCTCGCCGCCGATATCACCGGCGCCGGCGCCACGTTCCCCTTCCCGGTCTACTCCAAGTGGGCCGAGGCCTATCGCAAGGAGACCGGCTCGGGCCTCAACTACCAGTCGATCGGCTCCGGCGGCGGCATCAAGCAGATCCAGGCCAAGACGGTCGATTTCGGCGCCACGGACGCGCCCCTGAAGGCCGAGCAGCTGTCCAAGGACGGCCTCGTCCAGTTCCCGACCGTGATGGGCGGCGTCGTGCCGGTCGTGAACATCCCGGGGATCGAGCCGGGCAAGCTCAAGCTCACCGGCGACGTGCTGGCCGACATCTACGCCGGCAAGATCGCGAAGTGGAGCGATCCGCGGATCGCCAAGCTCAATGACGGGCTGAAGCTCCCCGACGCCAACATCACCCCGGTCTACCGCTCCGACGCGTCGGGCACGACCAACATCTTCACCACCTACCTGTCCCAGGTCTCCGAGCCCTGGAAGAAGGAGTACGGCGCGGCCACGACGATCTCCTGGCCGGTGGGTCAGGGCGGCAAGGGCAACGAGGGCGTCACCGCCACCGTGAAGCAGGTGCCGAACGCGATCGGCTACGTCGAGTCGGCCTACGCCAAGCAGAACAAGCTCTCCTACGCCCTGCTGCAGAACAAGGCCGGCAAGTACCCGCAGCCCGACGACAAGGCGTTCCAGGCCGCGGCCGCCAGCGCCGACTGGAAGGCCGCCCCGGGCTTCGGCATCTCGCTGACCAACCAGCCGGGTGAGGAGGCGTGGCCGATCACGGCGGCGACCTTCATCCTGGTCCACAAGGACGCCGCCGATCCGGCCAAGTCCGCCGCCGTGCTGAAGTTCTTCGACTGGGCCTACAAGAACGGCGACAAGCTCGCCACCGACCTCGACTACGTCCCGCTGCCGGACAACGTCGTCGAACTGATCCACCAGGAGTGGAAGGACGTGAAGGGCAAGGACGGCAAGCCTGTCCTCAACATGTGA
- the recN gene encoding DNA repair protein RecN has product MLAQLAIRDIVLIDRLELNFRSGLSVLTGETGAGKSILLDAFALALGGRGDGRLVRHGEAQGAVTAVFDLPLDHPARRIAAEAEIDTEGDLILRRTQMADGRTRAFVNDQPVGVQVLRAIGAALVEIHGQHDDRALADPASHRAILDAFGGLQSQLAKVAAASRAVRTARTELAEHRARVEAARKESDFLRHAVEELAALAPLAGEEAQLAERRTIMQQSEKVARELNEALEAVGGPHSGVPHLSAALRKLERRAAQLPALVDPCVNALDAAMVALDEARAVLEAAVAETEFDPRDLERVEERLFALRAASRKYDVPADDLAALAERYAGDVAAIDAGEAALAGLEQALATAEAAYTEAAEKLSAGRRRAAKQLDAAVKAELPPLKLERARFITEIATDPDSRDPAGTDRVEFWAQTNPGTKPGPMMKVASGGELSRFMLALKVVLADKGSAPTLIFDEIDTGVGGAVADAIGMRLARLAATVQVVAVTHAPQVAARAETHFLIAKAPVKGAGRVATRVASLPVAERREEIARMLAGATVTDEARAAAARLLQGADA; this is encoded by the coding sequence ATGCTGGCGCAGCTCGCGATCCGCGACATCGTCCTGATCGACAGGCTCGAACTGAATTTCCGATCGGGGCTCAGCGTCCTGACCGGAGAGACGGGCGCGGGCAAATCGATCCTGCTCGACGCCTTCGCCCTGGCGCTCGGCGGCCGTGGCGACGGCCGTCTGGTCCGCCACGGCGAGGCGCAGGGCGCGGTCACGGCCGTGTTCGATCTGCCCCTCGATCATCCGGCGCGCCGGATCGCGGCCGAGGCCGAGATCGACACCGAGGGTGACCTGATCCTGCGCCGGACCCAGATGGCGGACGGCCGGACCCGCGCCTTCGTCAACGACCAGCCCGTGGGCGTGCAGGTCCTGCGGGCGATCGGCGCGGCCCTGGTGGAGATCCACGGGCAGCACGACGACCGGGCGCTGGCCGACCCCGCCTCGCACCGGGCGATCCTCGATGCCTTCGGCGGGCTTCAGAGCCAGCTCGCCAAGGTCGCGGCCGCGTCGCGGGCCGTGCGGACGGCCCGCACCGAGCTCGCCGAGCACCGCGCCCGCGTGGAGGCGGCCCGCAAGGAATCCGACTTCCTGCGCCACGCCGTGGAGGAGCTCGCCGCCCTCGCGCCGCTCGCGGGCGAGGAGGCCCAGCTCGCCGAGCGCCGCACGATCATGCAGCAATCCGAGAAGGTCGCGCGCGAGCTCAACGAGGCGCTCGAGGCCGTCGGCGGCCCCCACTCCGGCGTGCCGCACCTCTCGGCCGCTTTGCGCAAGCTGGAGCGGCGCGCCGCGCAGCTGCCGGCCCTGGTTGACCCGTGCGTGAACGCCCTCGACGCCGCCATGGTCGCCCTCGACGAGGCCCGCGCGGTCCTCGAGGCGGCGGTGGCCGAGACGGAGTTCGACCCCCGCGACCTGGAGCGCGTCGAGGAGCGGCTCTTCGCCCTGCGCGCCGCGTCGCGCAAGTACGATGTCCCGGCCGACGACCTCGCGGCCCTGGCGGAGCGCTACGCCGGCGACGTGGCGGCGATCGATGCCGGCGAGGCGGCGCTGGCCGGACTGGAGCAGGCGCTCGCGACGGCGGAGGCCGCCTATACCGAGGCGGCCGAGAAGCTCAGCGCCGGGCGGCGCCGGGCGGCCAAGCAGCTCGACGCGGCCGTGAAGGCCGAGCTGCCGCCGCTCAAGCTGGAACGGGCCCGCTTCATCACCGAGATCGCCACGGACCCGGACTCCCGCGATCCGGCGGGAACCGACCGGGTCGAGTTCTGGGCTCAGACCAATCCCGGGACCAAGCCCGGCCCGATGATGAAGGTCGCCTCGGGCGGCGAGCTGTCGCGCTTCATGCTGGCGCTGAAGGTCGTGCTGGCCGACAAGGGCTCGGCCCCGACGCTCATCTTCGACGAGATCGATACCGGCGTGGGCGGCGCGGTGGCGGACGCCATCGGGATGCGGCTCGCCCGGCTGGCGGCGACCGTGCAGGTGGTCGCGGTCACCCACGCCCCCCAGGTCGCCGCGCGGGCGGAGACGCATTTCCTGATCGCCAAGGCCCCCGTGAAAGGGGCCGGCCGCGTCGCCACGCGGGTGGCGAGCCTGCCGGTCGCCGAGCGCCGCGAGGAGATCGCCCGGATGCTGGCGGGCGCCACCGTCACCGACGAGGCCCGGGCGGCGGCCGCGCGACTCCTCCAGGGCGCCGACGCGTGA
- a CDS encoding outer membrane protein assembly factor BamD, producing MPVTIRHRRAAAFAVPFVAVLGLGLGGCDFDPTSIFAEKYKPEVVPDVPADKLYSDGLAKLEDSDYEGAVKKFDNLDKQYQYSEWSRKALLMTAYANYEGQKYDDAISASKRYLQRHPASKDAAYAQYLMAMSNYKQIPDVTRDQERSEKALVALQELVQKYPTSEYAADAKAKIQITRDQLAGKEMEIGRFYLEKRNFPAAINRFRDVVAKYQTTRHAEEALERLTEAYWALGITQEAQNAAAVLGHNFPESPWYKDAHALLAQNGVEPREEKSSFLSKIFRTVTGKTASAE from the coding sequence ATGCCTGTCACCATTCGTCATCGCCGGGCAGCGGCCTTCGCGGTGCCCTTCGTGGCCGTCCTCGGCCTGGGCCTCGGCGGCTGCGACTTCGACCCGACCAGCATCTTCGCCGAGAAGTACAAGCCCGAGGTCGTGCCGGACGTCCCGGCCGACAAGCTGTACAGCGACGGTCTGGCGAAGCTCGAGGACAGCGACTACGAGGGCGCAGTCAAGAAATTCGACAATCTGGACAAGCAGTACCAGTATTCCGAGTGGTCCCGGAAGGCGCTGCTGATGACGGCCTACGCCAATTACGAGGGCCAGAAGTACGACGACGCGATCAGCGCCTCGAAGCGCTACCTGCAGCGCCACCCGGCCAGCAAAGATGCCGCCTACGCGCAGTATCTGATGGCGATGTCGAACTACAAGCAGATCCCGGACGTCACCCGCGACCAGGAACGCTCCGAGAAGGCGCTCGTCGCGCTGCAGGAGCTGGTCCAGAAGTACCCGACGTCGGAATACGCCGCGGACGCGAAGGCGAAGATCCAGATCACCCGCGACCAGCTCGCCGGCAAGGAGATGGAGATCGGCCGCTTCTACCTCGAGAAGCGCAATTTCCCGGCGGCGATCAACCGCTTCCGCGACGTGGTCGCCAAGTATCAGACCACGCGGCACGCCGAGGAGGCGCTCGAGCGCCTGACCGAGGCCTACTGGGCGCTCGGCATCACCCAGGAGGCGCAGAACGCCGCCGCGGTGCTCGGCCACAACTTCCCGGAGAGCCCCTGGTACAAGGACGCGCACGCGCTCCTGGCCCAGAACGGGGTCGAGCCCCGCGAGGAGAAGAGCTCGTTCCTCTCGAAGATCTTCCGCACCGTCACCGGCAAGACCGCCTCGGCCGAGTAG